Below is a window of Streptomyces qaidamensis DNA.
GCGGACGTTGACGTGCACGGTGAGGTTGGTCTGCCGCTCGTCGGTGAGGGTGGACAGCAGGACCGGCTCACTGGAGTGCGGCTGGACCGTGATGCCCTCCCCCACCGCGGACTTCAGCGCGCCGTCCTTGCCGTAGAGCTCGATGTCGACCACGGCGGCCGAGTCGTCGGGGTTGGTCAGGTGGACGTAGTCGGTGCGGTCGGCGTCCGTGCTGACTCCGGGGAACCAGAAGTCGGTCTCCGGAGCGGTGCAGTTGACGCCCTGCAGGCCTCGGCCGGTCCCCGCGGCGACCTCGGTCGTCTCCTGGACGGTCCAGCCGGGCGCGAACCTGCCGTCCGCGGTCCCCACGAGGGCGGGCGCATCGCCGCCGGAGCTGTCGACGGTGACCGGCTTGCCGGGCTCCTTGGGAGTCAGCACCGGTTCCGCGGTCTTGTCCTTGCCGGACTTCCCGCCGTCCTTGCCCGCGCCTTCGTCCTTGCCGTCGGCCGGGGCGTCCGCCGACTCCTCGGTGGCCGCCCGCAGTTCGGCCTTGCCGCCGCTCCCGGTGCCCTTCGTGACGGGCGTGAAGGAGGTGTAGGACGTCTCGGCGAGGTCGGACGTGCTGGGCGCCGGGCACAGCAGACTCGTGCGCTCCACGGGCAGTTGGGCGGCCGCCTTGGCGGCGGTGTCCGTGCCCGGGGTGTCCGGAGCGGACAGCGCGGCGAAGCCGGTGACGGCGGCGAGCGCGGTCGTGCCGGCGATCAGGGACAGGGTGGTGCGGTTCACTGCTGGCTCCCGTCGGGACGCTCACTGCCCGTGCCGTGGGGGTGGTGCTGCTGTGCCGGGTCGTACGGCGTGCCGTAGCCCTGCTGGTAGGCCTGGTCGTAGCCCTGCTGGTCGTACGGCTGGTTCTGGCCCTGTCCCCCGTACGCGTACGGGTCGTACTGGCCGCCCTGGTACGGGTCCGCCGGGTACTGCTGCCCGTAGGCGTCCGCCGGGTACTGGGCGTTCTGGTACTGGTCGCCGTAGTTCGCGTACTCGCCGCTCTGGTAGCCGGCGTTGTCCCACTCACCGTAGTTCTGCTGCTGCGGCACTGCCGCCGGCGGCTGCTCAGGCTGTGGGGGCGGGAACTCCTCGGGTCCGGCGGCCTCTTCGGTCTCGGCCTCCGCCTGGGCGCGCAGTCGCCGGGCGCGGCGGCCCTCGCCGGCGACGGCCTGGGCCGGGACGGCCGGCTCGTCGGGGAGGTCGTCGTCGATGTCGCGGCGCCGGCCGGGCAGGGCCAGCACCACCAGGACGACGGCGAGCAGGCCCTGGGCCCACAGCCAGGCCGTGTGGCCGATCGGGTCGTCGTAGGTGACGTCCAGCCTGCCGCCGGCGGCGGGGAGTTCGAAACCCTGGGCCCAGCCGTCGACCGTGGTGCGGGTCAGCGGCTTGCCGTCGAGCGTGGCGGACCAGCCGTCTGAGGCGGAGTCGGCGAGGCGCAGCAGCCGCCCGTCCGCGCCGGTCGGGATCGTCGTGTGGATGTCGACGGGTCCGGCGGCGACCGGCTGCGGGGCACCGGCGGATCCGGAGTCGGGGGTGATGGTGGCGCGCGCTACCTCACGGTTGACGCGCCACAGGGCTCCGCCGTCCTGCTGGCTGAGGCGGGTCAGGCCGGGCGTGGCGTCGAGGACGCGGGTGACCTCGCGGGGCGCGCCCTGGTGGACGAGGACGTAGCGCACTGCGAAGCCGCCGAGCTGGTCGGCCTGGTCGGCGCCGGAACCGGCGACGAGGTTGGCGACGACCTTGTCGAGCCTGCTGTTCTCCCCGTCGGCGGCGGCGATCTCGCCGTCGCCCAGGCGGGCGCCTGAGCCGCGGACCAGCATGTAGACGACGCGGGCGCCGGAGTCGCTGTCGAGGACGAGGGTGCGGGCCTGGTCGCGGGTGCCGCTCTCCTCGGCGACGAACGCCGGGACCTGGGTCGGGTCGCGCCGCTCCAGCGGGCCGTCGGCTCCGCGGATCATCCAGCCGGCGGCGATGAGCAGCGGACCGGCGGCCGAGGCGAAGGCGATCAGCACGGCGACCGGCTGGCGCCAGCCGAAGCTCTGCTCGGCCACCCGCGCGCGTGCCCCGTCGGCGCCGAGCGCGGCGGCGGCCAGCAGGGCGATGCCGTAGACGAGGGTCGCCGGGCCGGCCCAGGTGGAGCCGTTGGACAGGACCGCGAAGACGAAGCCGGTCAGGGCGACCGCCCAGGCCGTCCAGATGCCCGACTGGCGTTCCGAGCGCACCAGGGCAGCGAGGGCGGCCAGCACGATGCCGAGGAGCATGAGGCCGCTGACGGTGCCGGGGCCGCCCGGGCTGGCGCCGAGCAGGTCGAGGGCGGAGGCGGCCGAGGCGCCGTAGTCGAGGCCCGCCTCCTTGAGGAAGCCGAACGGGAGCAGCGTCAGCGACCAGGGCGCGAGGAGCAGCAGGGGGGTGCCGAGCTGGGCGAGGAACCGCAGCCCGTAGGCCGTGATGTCGCTCCTGCGCAGCACCAGCAGGCCGATGCCGAGGAGCAGCGCGATGGGCCACACGATCGGCGTGAAGGCGGTGGTGATGGTCAGCAGCAGCGCGTACGCCCAG
It encodes the following:
- a CDS encoding DUF5719 family protein; this encodes MNRTTLSLIAGTTALAAVTGFAALSAPDTPGTDTAAKAAAQLPVERTSLLCPAPSTSDLAETSYTSFTPVTKGTGSGGKAELRAATEESADAPADGKDEGAGKDGGKSGKDKTAEPVLTPKEPGKPVTVDSSGGDAPALVGTADGRFAPGWTVQETTEVAAGTGRGLQGVNCTAPETDFWFPGVSTDADRTDYVHLTNPDDSAAVVDIELYGKDGALKSAVGEGITVQPHSSEPVLLSTLTDERQTNLTVHVNVRSGRVGAAVQALDDKLGGDWLAASADPSGSLVLPGIPKDATSVRLVAFTPADADADLKVRLASPSGLITPAGHETVHVKGGMTTAVDLGDVTRGEAGSLVLTPTDRSVPVVAALRVVRGKGDKQETAFIPASRPVGTRATSADNSGKGSTLSLTAPNAAATVKVTASAGSEGGTPVSKTYTIKAGTTQDIEPPVPGGLKGTYALTVEPVSGGPVYGARTLAASEGGVPAFTVQTLPDDRGTVAVPEADEDLSVLQK